Sequence from the Chanodichthys erythropterus isolate Z2021 chromosome 12, ASM2448905v1, whole genome shotgun sequence genome:
GTCCTCTTTTCATCTTTCAGATCCCAGCAATGGCTCCTTCAATCTCAAAGCACTTTCTGGGAGTTCAGGATACAGATTTGGAGTTTTGGCCCGAATTGTCAACTACATGAAGGTAATACAAAAATAAGCACATTTTCTAACATTTCCACAGTCCAGTGGTCCACTCAACAAACATTTGCTGCAGTATCTGTCATGTCAGTTTTCTTATTTATGATATTAGTGCATATCACAGATTGATCTTTATTTGAGTGAAAAACTGCAATTTAGAATACCTAGAGAATGTCACATTGGGAATAAAATTATCCTGAGCTGAGCAATCCACACTGTCATTAAACACAAGCTCCCTCCATCAAATGCCATGGGAAATGTCTTCCAAACTCAGCGCATCTACTGCTATTCTTGTATTCTTACCAATATTGTGATCTAAAATGAAGATTTCTTCTGATCATTTGAAGGTTTTCATGTTGTGTGCTTGGAAAAACAGAAAAGAGGCCTGAAACATAGTTTTCCCTTGGTCTCCTAACAAGAGTTTCTCCATCTGACGTGAATAAACATTGTGTGAAATTTCACACTAATATGACTAATACACATTGTCAGAGTAATTTTATAGTTGTTTCATATTATCATAAGCAGTctttttttgtgtatgtgtcAGGCTTGGCAATTCCCACAGTGAAATGATGTACTCTCTAACATGACAGTAATTACAGCCTGTCAGGCTGTAATCCACAGATGTAGATGTAGCTGTGACACATTTAAACTCTTTTTACAtctttgtctttctctctctctttctttctcagaCGAGACACCAGAGAGGTGATACTCATCATCTGACTTTAGATGAAATTCTGGATGAGACCAAGCTGCTGGACATTGGCATGAAGCAGAAACAGTGGCTTATGAGCGAGGTTTGTGTGTGCATAAGAGAGAGACATagggtctcattcactaataatTGCGTGGATTATCAGTATCTATACGCACAGGAGAACACATGTGTACGCACTAAGGGTGTGACCGAAATTAAGTCACAATCTCATGTACAATACTGTAAAAGAGAAAGTTATTTAAGGTCTGAGCAGCGCACATTTAGTTGCCTTGACTACAGATTGCTGGACCTCCAGAGCAACACAGAGCTTCATGACTGTCACAGCACATTATGTTGttaataaatttttaaatttgaCAATGTAGTGTGGTACATTTCGAACAAAGGTCAGATATAATATAGCATTAAAGTCTAGTCTGAAAAATGGCATAGCAActtgtgctttaaaaaaaaaaaaagtaaaaattgagAATCGAATCGAACTGTGATGTAATTGAATCGAGGATTTGGAGAATCATGACACCCCTAGAATTTTGGAGTACTGTAAATGAGTGACCATGTGCCCAAGGATAGTAATTTGCATAAAATACATCCAAATATAAGGAGTTTTTGCTTTTGTCTTTCATCACTTTCAGCAAACATAAAACACTCTATAAATATTCACTCTTGCCTGTGACTTATCTATAAATTTTAGTAGGGCTCGGTTAAAATCTATTCTCATTTTGAACGTATATCGATTCTTACATTTCAAGAATTGATCTTTTGGGCTGTGTTGTGTTCAGTTGATGAACAAAACTGTAGCGTGCCTCCTATTCAATATAAAACGTAATaagctttgttacttttgatatgaaacaaaatcTTAGCTTTCGAATTCTGTCAATTTGATTATGAAATTCAATCAATAAATTCTGTTTTGGCACTCTTCGACGCAgtgtgacagatcgctgttgTTCAAGCGAAGTGGCAACTTGGCACACACTTGAACTGATTATCTCTTTCTTTTTATTACTAGTCAcatcatgaaataaacatgaatgaacatcagaagatATGTAGAAAGATATAGAACAACTAACTGAAATTTATCATATCTcttgtaatcgctcaatcaatATTTCAACCACAGAAAGACGTAATAAtccatgtgttttttttttttagcccccatagaaagcaacataattatcACATTCAAGGTCtcgaaaggtagtaaagacattgttaaaatagatAACATGACTactgtggttcaaccttaatgttataaagcaatGGCTCATTATTGTCggacgctgttcacgtgagcagcacgactcatgcgtgtgatgctgatgcaggagccggcgttctgacgtaggacccggaagtgctgcactgtatATACAATGGAAACCACATAGGAGAAGGACAGGGTAGAaaataaattgttgaataaagttatttttgtttatatatttttgcgcacaaaagtattctcgtcacttgataacattaatgttgaaccactgtagtcacgttgacagttttaacaatgtctttactacttttctggtcCTTGAATATGGTAactatgttgctttctatgggggataaaaaaacctaatttgtgtttcgaagatgaacaaaggtcttacaggtttggaacgacatgagggtgagtaattaatgacagaaatttcatttttgggtgaactataacCTTTAACCTGTTCTGTAGTATTATGCTTGAATAAATCCATCAGGTTtttatgacagccaccatttaaatgttattttaaaaaatgaatagaaacataattatgtcattaaaaaattattattataacgttattattataaaaacttccttatgcaatttaaatgtaagtagtCTATATAAAtcagttaattttaaccttcattATTATGTTAATGTACCAACTTGAGTTCCCTGTATAGTTAGAATTCTTTTTTCTCCATTGCCTTGAGAAAATTTGCATTATACTGTACCTGATACATACACCAATTAATCAGTATCAAATCAAATTGAATCGAATCTTGAGCTTGTGTATCGAAATCGATGGTTCACGAAAATGTTCACACACAGGTATCACACACACAATTGCTCCTAATGTTCCCGTGTTAAAGGAACATTGGAGGTTATTTTATGCTTCATGTATATGAACAGCTTGTATGGCATACTGCTAATGACTACTGACTGTGTAGAGGTCTACAGCACACCATAGCTTCTATCCATTGATATTAGCTTGAAAATAAGATATAATGTACAGTTAACCAATCATTATCATTAAATTTCAACTCAAACAAAATACCCTGCCAAATTTGTATTTCATGACGTGAGAAGAAAGAGACTGTGAAGATTGAACTAACAACAATTTTTGTAGGAAATCAGTTGCATGGGACCACAGTCAATTATACAGTTTGGCTGTCTTTATGCAAAATTAGGGATCGTAATCAATTGTAatgattaaaatgattacatGATATGCTTATCACAATTAATCACAATCACGTTTGCCGAGAAAAGCCAGTAGAGAAAGATAGTTTAATGACATCGCTGTGGCAGATGAATGATTCATAGAATAGACACAAAGGCTTTAAAGCATAACACTTTACTGTACTGTAGTCCAGAGAAGTCTGTTATACAAGCACGCTGTCAGTCTGTCTGgtgtataaaaatatacagaCAGAAAACTAGAGAACATCTTTTGTGAATGCCCCCTAAGTTGGTTTCCGTCGTCATCATTCTCtaatatgatattatattatattatattatattatattatattatattatattatattatattatattatacaatatattatacaatatataatacaatatataatataatataatatataatataatataatataatatataatataatatataatataatatataatataatataatataatataatataatataatacaatacaatacaatacaatattatatataatataatataatatataatataatatataatataatataatataatataatataatataatataatataatataatataatataatataatataatataatataatataatataatatagtattgAAGTAGCCTGGACCTGCACTGATTGCAGAATTTGCGAAAATATGCTTTGTAATTTGGTAGCATTTTAATTGCTTAGGTGGTAGGAaaatttcttatatatatataattcccCCAATCACCCCCACACAAATTAACCCCCaaaattaatgcattacaaaaaATGCATTACCACAGAATGCCATGATTGACCAGTCAAAATCATATGTTCCACAGAGccataaatgtaataaaacagaATATTCCTTTTCAAGGGCAAGAGATGCATTCAAACCAAAATTGTAAATCTAACCTCTCTCTCCCTCCAGGCATTATCAAGTAATCCTAAGATTGATGTGCGGGAAGGGAAATATGCTTTTAAACCCAAGTATCATCTGAAGGATAAGAAAGCTTTGCTAAGACTACTGGACAAACACGATCAGCTGGGACTAGGAGGAGTGTTACTGGATGATGTTGAAGAGGGTCTACCCAACGCAGCCAAGGCTATTAAAGTAAAGCACTGATGTCACTCGTTAGAAAAAATTGGTGGATATTTTTCTAGACAGTACATTTAAATCATCAGAAGCACAGAAAATGTCTCAGGACATCATTGAACAGACacattgtgatatttttttttttttcaaattctccttttgttttaTCACTAAATTTAGATATAATGTTTATTTGGAAATAATAAATATGCTAGCCAGCATTGTGTATTTAATTTGTAGTTCTCATTTAGAAAGAAGCAGATtagcttttttttaatatttgaaaaagttttttttttttttttcttttgttcaggCACTTGGGGATCAGATTATATTTGTGACCAGGCCGGATAAGAAGAAGATTCTATTCTACAATGACAAACACTGTCAGTTTACTGTTGATGAAGGTATGTGGTGATTATCATAATTAAAGAGTGATTAATATTAACCTGATCCAGTATTGTCTGTTAAAAGGGTTCTGGTGATGTGGGTGGAGCTTCTCTATCATAATGTCAGTATCGTTCATTCTCCAGAGTTCCAAAAGCTGTGGCGCAGCGTTCCTGTTGATTCCATAGATGAGGAAAAGATCGAAGAGTATCTGAAGAAACAGGGCATATCATCCATGCAGGAGACGGGACCAAAGAAAATAGTGCGTTCTATTTCTCACACATATACAGATATACGTTTACACACAGAGAGACACACTCTCCAGATTGGCTTGTTCATGCATATTTGTGTGGGAGTGAACGGTTGCTGTGAGGTTGacgtgatttgtgattggctgttACAGGCGCCCATTCAGAAGAGGAAGAAACCTGGAACACAGAGAAAGAGACGGTTTAAGACTCATAATGATCATCTGAATGGAGTACTGGAGGACTACTCTGAGGGAGTTCCCTCCAAgaagtgacacacacacacacacacacacacacacacacaaggctAAAAAGACAAGACTGCTATCTGTGTGATGTTTGTATATCTGATCTAACGTCTTATTGCCAAAACCATAAAGacatgcagacacacacacctTAGAACTGTACTGAGTGACACGAATGTGAACGGACTGTAAATATTTTCTTTCCAccgtttgttttactttttgctAGTGCTTTAAACAATGACAATTAAGCTCTTCTTTTTTAGATTTAAAGATTAAACAAGAGCAATCAAACCAAAtctgttgttttctttcaaAGTTATTCATCATATTAAAGTGTCTTGAAATGTAGTGTGTTtatactaccatttaaaaggttgggggtcagtaagatatattttttaaatgaaatcagtCATTTTATTCAGCAGATTGCATAAAAATTgatagtaaaaaaaatacatttttaatgtatcaaaagatttaaatttcaaatgcttttattttgagttttctATTcctcaaagaatcttgaaaaatatatatagtggtttccacaaaaatattaagcagcacaactgtgcAATAACAGTATTTCTTGAGCACCGAATAATATTCCACAATATTAGTtctgcagtcttggtgagcataagagacttcaaaaacatcaaaaaatcttaccaactccaaacatttgaatggtagtgtattctagcacaataaaaaaaagtctacatttaatgtgcattttgggaggaaaataaaacacaaacacacaccagaCATATGACAAGAATAAAGAGCTGGTCCATACTGCAGCTTATTTAAGCAATTATTGCCAACTAAGAGCTTTCTGACTCTGAAGTTTGTTTTGCTCATATGTGCTTTTTAGTGGCGGGGTTATCAAAGATTTATTTTACCATATGTGGAGACTCTTAAGTTCAGTACAAGATGGAAAATAAGACTATtcacataattaaaaaaacaacaatgttgAGTatgtagtttttgttaatattttgcaCTGCTGCAGAAATCTATTTGTCTGGACTTGTCTACATACATATGTGTTTGTTTCGGTACAGGTTTcacataaatttacatttagttttttcatttacacaacttatatttagttagtcaattgttaaaaaaatttaactaattaattgcatttttttttgtaattaatctTGATTAAAATCATTggagtttttattatttttatattgtaataatttcaaattaatgtagaaacaacttaaagacagtatattttaaatatttctttaatggcatttttgtgaatgaaggccagtatcactgatactaatactggtactgatgtctttctatatatttataaaaaaaaactactgtatAACTGAAAgctatcaatttcaacatttattaagctttaaaaaataacttaatttaagtgaacttaaaacaatcttcacataaacccactataaatgtcacatttacctgTGGCCTTCCTATCTGTAACAGATaggaaaaaatacagaaattgaataaagttatcaaacactttacagtcttcttcactgcataaattatgaatgaaatatagattaatccttattaaagctacaattgTATCTGTTatctttgttctttgattaaaattaatgacagacatcacagcAACTGGATTATTAGGCTAATGTGACTTTAAGACCTGCAACTGCCGAACATGACATGGATCTGACATGCATCTCATTCTCATAATGCTTGTAAGTTTAAGACTCATTTAAGACTGCTCTTATGTGTATACTCGACAAAACTAGCATTTTGGCATATTTCTGTGTTCTTGTtcaaaagagaactcaatacTGCCACACGTCTTTCTGTGCACACAAGTCATGTGTGTCACACAGACAGTGTGTTCTGGTTTGTCTTGTGGAACTTGAATGGATTAAAAGCATTTGCTGCTAGCCCAGTTATAACAGAAAAAATGGATGCTGCGttaaaatgaaaagtaaaaaatCCCATGCGTTAACGCGTTAAGTCAttgttcacaaaaaaatgagaTTGTGATTATAATTatgattatttaattatttaagatCCCTCATATTTTAGTTTTGAATCATATTGTCTGTTTTAGGTTTAacaatacagaaacaaaattatgttCTGGAACCTGCTTAAATACCCCTGGTTGGGATCTCTGTTATATAGAATTAATTACACTAAATTATATTGAAATTGCAAAATGAAATTCCAGTTatgcattttctgaaaaacccatggctatatatatatatatataatatatatatatatatatatatatcttagaCAAAAAGCGGTTCTAGCTCTACACAGACACAAAACAAGTGTTTTCCAATGAATAGATGCACTTGATCATAACACCTCTTGCATAAATGTGAGTGTTACAGCCTGTGTCTTCATCAGAAGGTTTTTAATGGTGGTTTTGATGACAGCTCTGCAAGGGTTCTGCTTTGTGTCAAATTGATAATGTGCTTGTAGGCTGAAAGGTTTTATATAACACCATGTCTTCATTTTCAAGGCCCAGGCTCAATGGgcaaaaaatgcattattgctTTGCAGACTGATGTTTTGTTTAGAATGGTTTGTCCCAAATTCACCTGTAAGAAAAAAACATGCTATAAAGGCAATTTATCGTAATTCAACTGTTAAAAGCTGACATTCTCATGTGGTAATTCAAAATATTCTAGTCAAATATTTCTCCCTGCTTACATAGTCTGTTTCACCTCCTTAGAATTATGGATATTAATCTCCagtttattaaatgtaatttcagatttaattaatgaaaatgCAATCTTCATAAAATACTGCAAGTTCTTGTGTTTACTGAGTAAAATGTCTGTTGGATTCCTGCATTTACCAAAGGGAACATTAATATGACTAAAAATGAGTGTATACCTTGGTGGTCCCTGATGGATTTTGAAGCCTTGCTTGTGGATCTCTTGAAAATGAATAAATCGGTAGGAGTTATGTTTCTCCGTCTGGTAAGAGACCTTCATGTATTGCAATTGTGTTTAAGTGTTTCTTACCATTATATGGTTGAAAAAAAGGATTTGTTGTTGATATGGAAAGAAAATTTACAAGGTTGTCTATCACACAAACAGGGTACAGGATGGATGTGTGAGTATTccttatttatataaatactttGTGATTCAGTTCTTTCAAAAATGGACATTTTTAATTGCATTCATGGGTTGGTTCTACACAATGGCGACTTGATAGAATGACAGCTCTTTCAGCAAAGATGTAGGATACTTTTGAACttatagatttattttaatctacaatcccgattccaaaaaagtttggacactgtacaaattgtgtaTAAAtccgaatgcaatgatgtggaagtttcaaatttcaatattttattcagaatgcaacatagatgacatatcaaatgtttaaactgagaaaatgtatcattttaaaggaaaaataagttgattttaaattttatggcatcaacacatctcaaaaaagtcgggacaaggccatgtttaccactgtgtggcatcccctcttctttttataacagtctgcaaacgtctggggactgaggagacaagttgctcaagtttaggaataggaatgttgtcccattcttgtctaatacaggcttctagttgctcaactgtcttaggtcttctttgtcgcatcttcctctttatgatgcaccaaatgttttctatgggtgaaagatctgtactgcaggctggccacttcagtacccggatccttcttctacgcagccatgatgttgtaattgatgcagtatgtggtctggcattgtcatgttggaaaatggaaggtcttccctgaaatagCCGACGtttggatgggagcatatgttgtcctagaacttggatatacctttcagcattgatggtgcctttccagatgtgtaagctgcccatgccacacgcactcatgcaaccccataccatcagagatgcaggcttctgaactgagcgctgataacaacttgggttgtccttgtcctctttagtccggatgacatggcgtcccagttttccaaaaagaacttcaaattttgattcgtctgaccacagaacagttttccactttgccacagtccattttaaatgagccttggcccagagaaaacgcctgcgcttctgtatcatgtttagatatggcttcttttttgacctatagagttttagccggcaacggcgaatggcacggtggattgtgttcaccgacaatgttttccggaagtattcctgagcccatgttgtgatttccattacagtagcattcctgtatgtgatgcagtgccatctaagggcccgaagatcacaggcatccagtatggttttccggccttgacccttacgcacagagatagttccagattctctgaatctttggatgatattattcactgtagatgataacttcaaactctttgcagtttttctcaGAGAAAcccctttctgatattgctccactatttttcaccacagcattgggggaattggtgatcctctgcccatcttaaattctgagagacactgccactctgagaggctctttttatacccaatcatgttgccaattgacctaataagttgcaaattggtcctccagctgttccttatatgtacatttaacttttccggcctcttattgctacctgtcccaacttttttggaatgtgtagctctcatgaaatccaaaatgagccaatatttggcataacatttcaaaatgtctcaacatttgatatgttatctatattctattgtgaataaaatataagtttatgagatttgtaaattattgcattccttttttattcacaatttgtacagtgtcccaacttttttggaatcgggtttgtaattattgacattttattcatttaaatttccacaaaaaaaaaacaacaatttagtatgatttataaaatATGAAGTACTGGTTTCCTTATCAGGACCATTTGTCCCCACAATGTCAACAATTTCCGGAATatacccttttcacatttccaggtttctcagaagcggaaatcgtcatagttgggtaaaattCTATAGCGGTAAATgagagaatacattaaatatattttttgtgtttccatttgctcaaatagcaaaagaaaaatagtgttttcacaactttcaaaaagaggaaaaaaattatcaaTTGATAATGGCAATCAGAAGAGGGAAAGATTTCATCTTTACCGACACTCCCATAGCTGCTGTATTAGAAAACACCCTCAAAGCAGCGTTAACTaggtttttgtaatttgatgcaaagATAATTATAATACTAAGTATAGTGTTATACATGTACAtacgtttttaaaaaaaaatgacaatataaaaaactttgcaggatttacGATATTGATGACAGTTAAAACGTCTGGACTACACACAACCCATCAAAAGTTTAGAAAAATtcaaggaatagttcacccaaaaatgaaaattattccatgatttactcaccctcaagccataggttgcacatgactatcttgttatttgaatttataaagttttaaatatggatgtgTTTCTCCCTTCACTTcaaaaggtctttattaaccctcctGAGTCCTatggattctttttttttatttttatttttatggatggatgcattttttctgTCTTCAGAATTTGGCCTACCATTCACAACcgttataaaccttggaggactaaggatatttttaaatatatttcggattgtgttcgtctgaaagaagatagtcatatacacctaagatttgattgagggtgagtaaatcatgggataattttcatttttgggtgaactatccctttgagtagccattagccacagtcttcagtgtcacatgatccttcagaaatcattcagcttacagtaataaattacagtttaaaatacattaaaattacaGTTCAACAGACAATAGTTcttttaagttgtaataatatttcacagtattactgttttacagtatttttatcaaataagtgcagccttggtgaacatagaCTTGatcagttgtgtgtgtgtgtgtgtgtgtgttttctttaaatgtttaaaccATGTGGGTAAACCTGCAGACAGCTTTTTACAGGAAGAAGAATCTGTGTTGTTCCACTCAATGTTAATGTcttcaaacagttcatgagTAGTTGAAAAATGTCTCCCAGTTCATTTGAGTTTAACGTGACACCAAACATTCACTATAGGGTTCAAATCTAGACTCTGTCTCAAGTATGACCAGTCCAAAATATGAGCCTGATGGACTTGATCTCAGGCCACTTCTTGGTTGTCTTTGCAATTTGGGCAGCAGGAGCATTGTCTTGTTGAAAAATAACATCTGATCATCCCTCTTTAGATAACAACTTTTCAATTGTGGGAAGCAAGCCATTCTGCAACATTATCCTGTAATCCAAAGCATGTCTTTTCACAGTGAAGTAGCTCACCAATACCAGCAGCTAAAAAGGCTCCCCACACAATGATACCTCTTCCTCCATGCTTCACTAGTagagatgcatttattattagaTTTCTGAGCAGATTTTCGAAGACACCATTTAGCATTGTGATTCATCACTCCACACAACTTCCCATATTATTACCAGATTAAGAATCTGATCTTGTCTTGTGCAGTGCACCCTGTGTTTGTGTCCCTGGATAATGTTTCCATCTATTCTAATCATTTTAGTCAATCTTCATTAATGATGGCTATAAaacagaaaggaaaaaaaaaattaagtaaaaagtGTAAAGTGTATAGTTTACCCAGACTTGTTGAGATCCGAACAGAAAATTGGTCCGTATGGAAAAAGGTGGTCAAAAAACGTGCAGGCTGCCAGCTTTCCATAAATTTTTTTGCAGAAATTGCTATAACttttaacagttcatgttaAGTCGTGGTGTTTGTTTTAGTAGCCCAAGCTAAATAGTTATAGGCATATTTATAATAGAAACTAGTTGCTATGAATACAGGCACCATCAGATCTCTTCTTATAGTTGTTTGTCATTGCGTCAGTGTTtctgatgcaaagtaggccctttttaccaaacaccaagtaaataaattaggatacaattatATGAGTCATTCGCAAttgttaaacattaaaatgtttactttaaaactaaccttcaCTTGGGAAATCACAGgaatatttgatctgttaatTAAAGCCacaatgtcaagtcaagtcatcttcatttatatagcgcttttcacaatacacattgtctcaaaacagcttcacagtgacaatAGGAAAATTATTATCGAGCTAAAGTTGGTTTTAGATTGAATCACATGTGTACATTTTGTGTGTACATTTTTGCCACTAGAAGTCGCTTATTCAGTCGCTTATCCTTGATTTTGCAGAATCATGGgattgtcttcacgtctacagtcggtggaaaagaatcagtATGGGACTTggtcagaaatcatgttcatggatcagattaacgttactgtagtatgaagcagggaTAGATCAAATAGGCCAACTGATGGAAGGTTTGTGAAGAAATTTCATGCaagtattttttagtatttttaaaatacaaaaatactttaattcattttgatacatggtgtggctgctgtattttgtagtttattttgatacacctAAAATTagagtatt
This genomic interval carries:
- the gtf2e2 gene encoding transcription initiation factor IIE subunit beta, translated to MDPALLKERELFKKRALSNPAVEKRSATSEASGSSKKKKSRPDKESSSSSKNNTDPSNGSFNLKALSGSSGYRFGVLARIVNYMKTRHQRGDTHHLTLDEILDETKLLDIGMKQKQWLMSEALSSNPKIDVREGKYAFKPKYHLKDKKALLRLLDKHDQLGLGGVLLDDVEEGLPNAAKAIKALGDQIIFVTRPDKKKILFYNDKHCQFTVDEEFQKLWRSVPVDSIDEEKIEEYLKKQGISSMQETGPKKIAPIQKRKKPGTQRKRRFKTHNDHLNGVLEDYSEGVPSKK